TCGGCCGGCAACTCGTGCGACTCGGAGTCGACGTCATCGAAGCAGGGTTCCCCATCAGTTCCCCGGGCGACTTCGAGGCGTGCCAAACCCTCGCCTGTGAGCTCAAGGGGGTAACGATTTGCGGCCTGACCCGTGCGCGAGACAGGGACATCGAGGTAGCGGGCGAAGCGCTGAAAGGTGCGGAAAGGCCACGCATCCATACCGGGCTCGGAGTCTCCGACAACCATCTTCAATTCAAGCTAAAGATGAGCCGAGACGAGGCCCTTGAAGCCGGGGTGCAGGCCGTCAAGCTCGCGCGCCAATTCGCCGACGACGTGGAGTACTTCATGGAGGATTCAGGCCGAGCCGATCGCGACTATGTCTATCGCGTCGTCGAAAACGTCATCGCAGCGGGAGCGACGGTCGTCAATGTTCCCGACACCACCGGCTACACCTATCCCGAGGAGTACCGCTCACTGATCCAGGGCATCATCGAAAACGTCCCCAACAGCGACAATGCGATCTTCTCGTGCCATTGCCACAACGACCTCGGAATGGCGACCGCCAACACCCTCGGCGGCGTTCTCGGCGGCGCGAGGCAGGTCGAGGTGACGGTCAACGGCATCGGCGAGCGGGCTGGAAACACCTCGCTCGAAGAGGTCGTGATGGCGCTCGTGATCCGCAAGGACTACTTCGACTGCGAGACCGGCATCGATTCACGGCTGCTCCTCGACACCTCCAAGCTCGTCTCCCGACTGACCGGGATGATGGTTCAGCGCAACAAGGCGGTAGTCGGCGCGAACGCTTACGCTCACTCGAGCGGGATTCACCAAGACGGGGTTCTAAAGGAGCGGACCACCTACGAGATCATCGATCCCCACCTCGTCGGCGCGGAAAAGAGCGAGATCATCCTGACGGCGCGGTCGGGTCGCCACGGCCTCAAGCATCGGCTCGCGGAGATGGGGTTCAGCTTCAGCGAGAGCCGCTTCGAGGACATCTACGAAGAGTTCCTCAAGGTAGCGGACGAGAAGAAAGAGGTCACGTCCGAGGACTTGCAGGAACTCGTAGGGGCGAGCTAGGAGCCTGCTATAAAATGTCCCCAGAGGGGTGGCGATCTGGCTCGGCAGGGAGGCTGGGTGACCCGGACGGGCGAGTGGTTCGTGCCGTTTGTCCGGGAAAGTCAGGAATCCTATCGTCGAAGACGAATGGTGGACGGTGAGTGGAGTTCTCGGTGCGACCCAATCTGGGTGCCACCCCAAACTTGCTTTGGGGTGATGCTCGCCCGCATCCTCGCGTGACCCTGCATCCGGGAGGCTAGGGAGTCCCATCGCCGGGTGCCCCGGTCTGACTCGCAGAGCGGGCCAAGATGTCTAAAGCCGAGTGAAGCGGGGCTCCGTGCGACCCAATCTGGGTGCCACCCCAAACTTGCTTTGGGGTGCTGGCCGCCGGTGGGAACGGGGCTTGTTTCGGGGCTGCTCTAGGGGTCGGCCCCGGCCACAGGTTCTCGAAGTTGAGAGTCGCGACCTTACAGGCCGCTTTCATCTTGGGGGCCGGTTTCCACCAGGGCGTTGCCCTTCGCTCGAACCTCTCGGCCCGTTGGGCCTGCCGAACCACCGACGTCCACCTTACGAAGGAGTTCGGTGCGGTTCCCTAGGCCTGAAAGACCGCAAGCCTAAAGCGAAGGCCGAGGGCCTGGAACCCGTGCCACCCGGCCAGATTTCCTGGGCCTGTAGGGCCGAAACTCTCCGAGCAACGGACAACTTGGCCCGGCCAGATTCCCGAGGCCTGAAAGGCCGCAAGCCTATAGCGAAGGTCGAAGACCTGGTACCCGCGCCACCCTATTGATCCAGTAGGCCTGAAAGGCCGCAAGCCTATAGCGAAGGCCGAAGACCTGGTACCCGTGCCATCCGGCCAGATTTCCTATACCTGTAGGGCCGAGACTCCGAATCCCGTCGTCGGAATCGCAGGAGAGACGCTTACGGGAAAGGCCCCCGATTCGCTCTCCTGCTTCAAAAAAGCAAAACCTCTCCCGATGCCTCCCTCTATTGAGTGCGGGAAGCTTGCTTCGCGCCTTCAACCCTTGCCCCAGAGCACCCCAACAACGAGTTTGGGGAGTCACCCGTGCAAAGCCACCCAATC
The genomic region above belongs to Candidatus Nitrosymbiomonas proteolyticus and contains:
- a CDS encoding 2-isopropylmalate synthase, whose product is MSQRVYVFDTTLRDGEQSPGVRLSTVEKLEIGRQLVRLGVDVIEAGFPISSPGDFEACQTLACELKGVTICGLTRARDRDIEVAGEALKGAERPRIHTGLGVSDNHLQFKLKMSRDEALEAGVQAVKLARQFADDVEYFMEDSGRADRDYVYRVVENVIAAGATVVNVPDTTGYTYPEEYRSLIQGIIENVPNSDNAIFSCHCHNDLGMATANTLGGVLGGARQVEVTVNGIGERAGNTSLEEVVMALVIRKDYFDCETGIDSRLLLDTSKLVSRLTGMMVQRNKAVVGANAYAHSSGIHQDGVLKERTTYEIIDPHLVGAEKSEIILTARSGRHGLKHRLAEMGFSFSESRFEDIYEEFLKVADEKKEVTSEDLQELVGAS